In a single window of the Bacillus clarus genome:
- the tyrS gene encoding tyrosine--tRNA ligase codes for MNIIDELEWRGAVNQHTDEEGLRKLVEEKKISLYCGVDPTGDSMHIGHLIPFMMMKRFQLAGHHPVILIGGATGTIGDPSGRQSERQLQTLEVVQHNVDALTAQMKKLFDFGGNSEVKMVNNYDWTHEINIIEFLRDYGKNFSINSMLAKDIVASRLDTGISFTEFTYQILQAMDFHHLYTKEDVQLQIGGSDQWGNITSGLDLIRKLEGHEAKVFGLTIPLLLKSDGTKFGKSAGGAVWLDPEKTTPFEFYQFWVNTDDRDVIKYLKYFTFLTKERIDELAVKVEMEPHKREAQKVLAEEMTKFVHGEDAFTQAVKITLALFSGDIKSLTADEIEQGFKEMPTFHASKETKNIVEWLVDLGIEPSRRQAREDINNGAISMNGVKVTDVSTDVTAQDSFDGRFIIIRKGKKNYSLVKLG; via the coding sequence ATGAATATTATTGATGAATTAGAATGGCGCGGTGCCGTTAATCAACACACGGATGAAGAAGGTTTACGTAAGCTAGTAGAGGAGAAAAAGATTTCACTATACTGCGGAGTTGATCCGACTGGCGATAGTATGCATATCGGACATTTAATTCCGTTTATGATGATGAAGAGATTCCAATTAGCTGGTCATCATCCTGTTATTTTAATTGGTGGGGCAACAGGAACAATTGGTGATCCAAGTGGACGTCAATCAGAGCGTCAACTTCAAACGTTAGAAGTAGTTCAGCATAATGTGGATGCGTTAACAGCGCAAATGAAAAAGCTATTTGATTTTGGTGGGAATAGCGAAGTAAAGATGGTAAATAACTATGACTGGACACATGAAATAAACATTATCGAGTTTTTACGTGATTACGGGAAAAACTTTAGTATCAATAGCATGTTAGCGAAAGATATTGTAGCAAGTCGTTTAGATACAGGAATTTCTTTCACGGAATTTACGTACCAAATCTTGCAAGCGATGGATTTCCATCATTTATACACAAAAGAAGATGTTCAACTGCAAATCGGTGGTAGTGATCAATGGGGAAATATTACGAGCGGATTAGATTTAATTCGTAAGTTAGAAGGTCATGAGGCGAAAGTATTCGGATTAACAATTCCGTTATTATTAAAATCTGACGGTACGAAGTTTGGTAAATCAGCAGGTGGTGCGGTTTGGCTTGATCCTGAAAAAACAACACCGTTTGAATTTTACCAGTTCTGGGTGAATACAGATGACCGTGATGTAATTAAATACTTGAAATACTTTACGTTCTTAACGAAAGAGAGAATTGATGAATTAGCAGTGAAGGTAGAAATGGAACCTCATAAGCGTGAAGCACAAAAAGTATTAGCGGAAGAAATGACGAAGTTTGTTCATGGAGAGGATGCATTCACGCAAGCGGTAAAAATTACATTAGCATTATTTAGTGGAGATATTAAATCGTTAACTGCTGATGAAATTGAACAAGGCTTTAAAGAGATGCCAACTTTCCACGCTTCAAAAGAAACGAAAAATATTGTTGAGTGGCTAGTTGATTTAGGGATTGAACCTTCTAGGCGTCAAGCGCGTGAAGATATTAATAATGGAGCCATTTCTATGAATGGTGTAAAAGTGACCGATGTGAGTACGGATGTGACAGCTCAAGATTCATTTGATGGAAGATTTATTATTATTCGTAAAGGGAAAAAGAATTACAGCTTAGTGAAATTAGGATAA
- the murB gene encoding UDP-N-acetylmuramate dehydrogenase, with protein MNMQEVYKYLSTVLPEGHVKQDEMLKNHTHIKVGGKADVFVAPTSYDEIQEVIKYANQYNVPVTFLGNGSNVIIKDGGIRGITVSLIHITDVNVTGTTIVAQCGAAIIDVSRIALDHCLTGLEFACGIPGSVGGALYMNAGAYGGEVAYVLTEAIVMTGDGELRTLTKDDFEFGYRKSTFANNHYIILEAKFELEEGIREEIKEKMDDLTFKRESKQPLEYPSCGSVFKRPPNNFAGKLIQESGLQGKRIGGVEVSLKHAGFMVNVDNGTAQDYIDLIHFVQKTVEEKFGVKLEREVRIIGEDIQ; from the coding sequence ATGAATATGCAAGAGGTTTATAAATATTTAAGTACAGTATTACCTGAAGGTCATGTGAAGCAAGATGAAATGTTAAAGAATCATACGCATATTAAAGTGGGTGGAAAAGCAGATGTGTTCGTTGCCCCTACTTCTTATGATGAGATTCAAGAAGTTATAAAGTATGCAAACCAATATAATGTTCCAGTTACGTTTTTAGGAAATGGTTCTAATGTCATTATAAAAGACGGCGGTATTCGCGGGATTACAGTAAGTTTAATTCATATTACAGATGTGAATGTGACAGGAACAACGATTGTAGCACAATGCGGTGCAGCAATTATTGATGTATCACGTATTGCGTTAGATCACTGTTTAACAGGACTTGAATTTGCTTGTGGTATACCTGGTTCAGTTGGCGGAGCGTTATATATGAATGCCGGTGCATACGGCGGTGAGGTTGCATACGTGTTAACGGAAGCTATCGTAATGACAGGTGATGGAGAGTTACGTACTTTAACGAAAGATGACTTCGAGTTTGGGTATCGCAAAAGTACTTTTGCTAACAATCATTACATTATACTTGAAGCAAAATTTGAACTTGAAGAAGGTATACGTGAAGAGATTAAGGAAAAGATGGATGATTTAACGTTTAAACGTGAATCAAAACAGCCTTTAGAGTATCCTTCATGTGGTAGTGTGTTTAAGCGTCCACCAAATAATTTTGCGGGTAAGCTTATTCAAGAATCAGGACTGCAAGGTAAGCGAATTGGCGGTGTAGAAGTTTCTCTGAAACACGCTGGCTTTATGGTGAATGTTGATAACGGAACTGCGCAAGATTACATCGATTTAATTCATTTTGTACAAAAAACAGTAGAAGAAAAATTTGGCGTGAAATTAGAGAGAGAAGTAAGGATTATTGGAGAAGATATACAATAA
- a CDS encoding SET domain-containing protein, which yields MIEVKTSELSDGEFNRGVFATRDIKKGELIHAAPVISYPNEQHEHIEKTLLADYAFEYGINHTAILLGYGMLFNHSYKPNATYEIVFENHTFNFFAYTDIKAGEEILINYNGEVDDDELLWFDKEKEENDK from the coding sequence ATGATTGAAGTTAAGACTTCTGAACTTAGTGATGGAGAATTTAATAGAGGTGTATTTGCAACTCGTGATATTAAAAAGGGTGAGTTAATACACGCAGCACCAGTTATTTCTTATCCGAATGAACAGCATGAACACATTGAGAAAACGTTACTTGCTGACTATGCATTTGAGTATGGGATAAATCATACGGCAATCCTTTTAGGATATGGTATGTTATTTAATCACTCGTATAAGCCGAATGCAACGTATGAAATCGTTTTTGAGAATCATACGTTTAACTTCTTTGCTTACACAGATATAAAAGCAGGAGAAGAGATTCTAATTAACTATAATGGTGAAGTGGATGACGATGAGCTATTATGGTTTGATAAGGAAAAAGAAGAAAACGATAAGTAA
- a CDS encoding endonuclease/exonuclease/phosphatase family protein produces MKKFLKVILICILVGAGILGGFLGYMTLTKEQPADVISLKVENNKERVLEQGNELKVTTFNIGYAGLDKDQDFFMDGGKGSGSSSKEQTEVNLKNMLSFLQSENSDFSLLQEVDIKSLRSFDINEHEFLKKGLPDYASSFGKNYDTKWVPVPITSPMGYAEAGLSTFSKYKVQTAKRFQLPGMEPWPKRLFDLDRAIVEYKIPVNNGKNVRLVNLHLSAYDEGGKIRKQQVEYLKKYMNKHYENGDYVIMGGDWNQLVSNAQLSDPKFVKERPEWLVELPKDFTDGGFKWAVDPSVMTVRDDVKKYVEGENFVTIIDGFIVSPNVEIVNVQGKDLKFENSDHNPVSAVFKLK; encoded by the coding sequence TTGAAGAAATTTTTAAAAGTAATACTTATATGTATTTTAGTAGGAGCGGGCATTTTAGGTGGATTTTTAGGATATATGACACTTACAAAAGAACAGCCGGCTGATGTTATAAGTTTGAAGGTGGAAAACAATAAGGAGCGCGTATTAGAGCAAGGGAATGAACTTAAAGTCACGACATTCAATATTGGCTACGCTGGATTAGATAAGGATCAAGATTTCTTTATGGATGGGGGAAAGGGATCTGGTTCAAGTAGTAAAGAACAGACTGAAGTTAACTTAAAGAATATGCTTTCGTTTTTACAAAGTGAGAATAGTGATTTTTCTTTATTACAAGAAGTAGATATAAAATCGCTTCGCTCATTTGATATAAATGAACATGAATTTTTGAAAAAAGGATTACCCGATTATGCTTCGTCATTCGGAAAGAACTATGATACAAAATGGGTTCCTGTGCCAATTACAAGTCCGATGGGATATGCTGAGGCAGGATTGAGTACATTTTCTAAATATAAAGTTCAAACAGCGAAGAGGTTCCAATTACCAGGAATGGAGCCTTGGCCAAAGCGTTTATTTGATTTAGATCGAGCGATTGTTGAATATAAAATCCCGGTTAATAATGGGAAAAATGTTAGGCTCGTAAACTTACATTTGTCTGCTTATGATGAAGGTGGAAAAATTAGAAAGCAGCAAGTAGAGTATTTAAAAAAATATATGAACAAGCATTATGAAAATGGTGATTATGTAATAATGGGTGGAGACTGGAATCAATTAGTTTCTAACGCTCAGCTAAGTGATCCGAAGTTTGTTAAAGAGCGTCCAGAATGGTTAGTAGAGTTGCCGAAAGATTTTACTGACGGAGGATTTAAGTGGGCTGTAGACCCTTCTGTTATGACTGTGAGAGATGATGTGAAGAAATATGTAGAAGGCGAAAATTTTGTCACGATTATTGATGGTTTTATCGTTTCGCCGAATGTGGAGATTGTAAATGTACAAGGGAAAGATTTAAAGTTTGAAAATAGTGATCATAACCCAGTGAGTGCGGTATTTAAGTTGAAGTAA
- a CDS encoding nuclear transport factor 2 family protein: protein MQTKNIDKKIEVIVNYFNAVDAKDFESVSSLFDQNVEVFFPQSGLLKGLDSFNALNRELTKLIVSLDHDIENFTYIISDTKIAVEGTESGTLQNNQSFKDNKFCSVFEIDSTTLLIKRMYVYTDPNFGTSH from the coding sequence GTGCAGACAAAAAATATAGATAAAAAAATCGAAGTAATCGTTAATTATTTTAATGCCGTAGATGCAAAAGATTTTGAATCTGTCTCATCACTATTTGATCAAAATGTTGAGGTTTTCTTCCCACAATCCGGATTGTTAAAAGGATTAGACTCATTCAATGCACTAAATCGAGAATTAACAAAGCTCATCGTTTCTCTTGACCATGATATAGAGAATTTTACATATATAATATCAGATACAAAAATCGCGGTGGAAGGTACAGAAAGTGGTACTTTACAAAACAATCAATCATTTAAAGATAATAAATTTTGCAGTGTATTTGAAATAGATTCCACAACACTGTTAATAAAAAGAATGTATGTTTATACCGATCCTAATTTTGGTACTTCTCATTAA
- the crcB gene encoding fluoride efflux transporter CrcB → MIYIIVGIAGILGALSRYYLSLNIHVFWHHSFPLATLLINLIGCFLLAWLTTYIARLNILPSAMITGIGTGFIGSFTTFSTFSVETVQLINHSEWSIAFLYVSCSILGGLIMSGLGYTLGDFLIKKKLTEGDYS, encoded by the coding sequence TTGATTTATATTATCGTTGGTATAGCCGGTATATTAGGAGCCCTTTCCCGTTATTATTTAAGTCTTAATATTCATGTATTTTGGCATCATTCGTTTCCATTAGCTACATTACTTATTAACTTGATTGGCTGCTTCTTATTAGCATGGCTAACAACTTACATTGCTCGTCTAAATATCCTTCCTTCTGCAATGATCACTGGGATCGGAACTGGATTTATCGGCTCGTTTACAACGTTTTCAACATTCAGTGTAGAAACTGTGCAATTAATCAATCATTCCGAATGGAGCATAGCCTTCTTATATGTATCATGTAGCATACTCGGCGGCCTCATTATGTCTGGCCTTGGTTATACACTTGGAGATTTCTTAATTAAGAAAAAGCTTACGGAAGGTGATTACTCATGA
- the crcB gene encoding fluoride efflux transporter CrcB — protein sequence MMGALLVATGGFFGAITRFTISNWFKKRNQTSFPIATFLINITGAFLLGYIMGNGIATDWQLLLGTGFMGAFTTFSTFKLEAVQLLNRKNFITFLLYLSTTYIIGILFAFLGMKLGGI from the coding sequence ATGATGGGAGCATTATTAGTGGCAACTGGAGGATTCTTCGGTGCGATTACTCGATTTACAATTAGCAATTGGTTTAAAAAGAGAAATCAGACTTCATTTCCAATTGCTACATTTCTCATTAATATAACAGGGGCATTTTTACTCGGATATATAATGGGCAACGGAATCGCTACAGACTGGCAATTATTATTAGGTACTGGATTTATGGGGGCATTCACTACATTTTCGACGTTTAAATTAGAAGCCGTTCAGCTTCTCAATCGTAAAAACTTTATCACATTCCTTTTATATTTAAGTACTACTTACATAATTGGTATCCTCTTCGCATTCCTCGGAATGAAGCTCGGTGGAATATAA
- a CDS encoding DUF3955 domain-containing protein: protein MMVTRSVGINDGIKGEYMMKNKYVVAISFMLLAIISLTIHASNSKVGANGFLEEPFFFLVPISYVLFFSGMGVLLFGFITSKLKK, encoded by the coding sequence ATGATGGTAACGAGATCAGTGGGAATTAATGATGGAATTAAAGGAGAATACATGATGAAAAATAAATATGTAGTAGCTATTTCTTTCATGCTTTTAGCGATTATTTCTTTAACTATACATGCTTCAAACAGTAAAGTAGGAGCGAATGGATTTCTTGAAGAACCTTTCTTTTTCCTAGTACCAATAAGTTATGTATTGTTCTTTAGTGGTATGGGTGTATTACTATTTGGATTTATTACTTCTAAGTTGAAAAAGTAG
- the speG gene encoding spermidine N1-acetyltransferase produces the protein MNQELKLRPLEREDLKFVHELNNNAHIMSYWFEEPYEAYVELQDLYDKHIHDQSERRFIVEKDNDMVGLVELVEIDYIHRRTEFQIIIDPSYQGHGYAADATRLAMDYAFSVLNMHKIYLVVDKENEKAVHVYKKVGFVVEGELQDEFFVDGSYHNAIRMCMFQKTYFGAK, from the coding sequence ATGAATCAGGAATTGAAATTACGTCCATTAGAACGAGAAGATTTAAAATTTGTACACGAACTTAATAATAACGCGCATATTATGTCGTATTGGTTTGAAGAGCCGTATGAGGCATATGTAGAATTACAGGATTTATATGATAAACATATACACGATCAAAGTGAACGACGATTTATCGTTGAAAAAGATAATGATATGGTAGGGTTAGTTGAGTTAGTAGAAATCGATTATATTCACCGTAGAACTGAATTCCAAATTATTATTGATCCGAGTTATCAAGGTCATGGATATGCAGCTGATGCGACGCGTTTAGCGATGGATTACGCTTTTTCCGTATTAAATATGCATAAGATTTATTTAGTGGTTGATAAAGAAAATGAAAAAGCTGTACATGTTTATAAAAAGGTTGGATTTGTCGTTGAAGGTGAACTGCAAGATGAGTTTTTCGTTGATGGTTCTTACCATAATGCGATAAGAATGTGTATGTTCCAAAAGACATACTTCGGAGCGAAATAA
- the psiE gene encoding phosphate-starvation-inducible protein PsiE, with translation MKFNIDHYIASVLQWILNIALIILSIVLSIFLINETITFIQYIFSAKKYTSYKLVESIIVYFLYFEFIALIIKYFKSNYHFPLRYFIYIGITALIRLIIVSHDEPFETLLYAGSILVLVIALYISNLRDLRKE, from the coding sequence ATGAAATTTAATATCGATCATTATATAGCTAGTGTTTTACAATGGATATTAAATATAGCGTTAATCATATTATCCATTGTCTTATCTATCTTTTTAATTAACGAGACAATCACATTTATTCAATACATATTTTCAGCGAAGAAATATACATCGTATAAATTAGTTGAAAGTATCATCGTATACTTCTTATACTTTGAGTTTATCGCATTAATTATTAAGTATTTCAAATCGAATTATCATTTTCCGTTACGCTATTTTATTTATATCGGAATTACGGCTTTAATTCGATTGATTATTGTGTCACATGATGAACCATTTGAAACGTTATTATACGCAGGGTCAATTCTTGTTTTAGTTATTGCTTTATACATATCAAATTTGAGAGATTTGAGAAAAGAGTAG
- a CDS encoding nuclease-related domain-containing protein has translation MIVKERQMPIYLRQLEALFRRLPAHHPKRKMVAENLAKHKAGYKGEQAIDYPLSFLPEEKYDILHDIRLFDQNHYFQIDTIILSPCFLLFLEIKNIAGTLLFDSKFNQLIRIAEGNSEGFPDPLLQIKRQENQLRKWLSLYGFSSFPIESLVVISTPRTIIKTSDDNPSNKIIHSANLPNKINEFESKYKEDSIGNVNELICRIIDGHSPQQHNILYQYKIKKEDLLKGVQCEKCLIMSMFKGKRGWYCSNCNSMSKIAHMDALRDYVLLLGGTITNSDLREFLNLQSSSMVKRILHKLDLPYTGKNKDRKYDLTPLQL, from the coding sequence ATGATTGTGAAAGAACGACAAATGCCGATTTATTTACGGCAGTTAGAAGCACTATTCAGAAGATTACCTGCCCATCATCCGAAACGGAAAATGGTGGCTGAAAATTTGGCGAAGCATAAAGCGGGTTACAAGGGCGAACAGGCGATTGATTACCCACTAAGTTTTCTTCCAGAAGAAAAGTACGATATTTTACATGATATAAGGTTATTTGATCAAAATCATTACTTCCAAATTGATACAATTATTCTTTCCCCGTGTTTTCTTCTTTTCCTCGAAATAAAAAATATAGCAGGTACATTACTATTTGATTCCAAGTTTAATCAGCTTATTAGAATAGCAGAAGGAAATTCAGAAGGGTTTCCAGATCCGCTTTTACAAATTAAGAGGCAAGAAAATCAGCTTAGGAAATGGTTAAGTTTATATGGATTTTCTAGTTTCCCGATTGAATCTCTTGTTGTGATTAGTACACCTCGAACAATCATTAAAACTTCAGATGATAATCCCAGTAATAAAATTATTCACAGTGCAAATTTACCTAATAAAATAAACGAATTTGAGAGTAAATATAAGGAGGATTCCATTGGTAATGTAAATGAACTGATTTGCCGAATTATAGATGGTCATTCTCCACAACAGCATAATATCCTTTATCAATATAAAATTAAAAAAGAGGATTTGTTAAAGGGGGTACAATGTGAGAAGTGTTTGATTATGTCGATGTTTAAAGGAAAAAGAGGATGGTATTGTTCGAACTGTAATAGTATGTCTAAAATCGCACATATGGATGCTTTACGAGATTATGTGCTTTTGCTTGGGGGGACAATTACAAATAGTGACTTAAGGGAGTTTCTTAATTTACAGTCTAGTTCTATGGTGAAAAGAATTCTCCATAAACTGGACCTCCCTTACACTGGAAAAAACAAAGACAGAAAATACGATCTAACCCCTCTCCAATTATAA
- the alo gene encoding anthrolysin O/cereolysin O family cholesterol-dependent cytolysin Alo produces the protein MIFLKIKKNNKKMKFLACLLVSLCTINYSSISFAETQTGNVTDATKNASGIDTGIANLKYDSRDILAVNGDKVESFVPKESINSNGKFVVVEREKKSLTTSPVDISIIDSVANRTYPGAVQLANKAFADNQPSLLVAKRKPLNISIDLPGMRKENTITVQNPTYGNVAGAVDDLVSIWNEKYATTHTLPARMQYTESMVYSKSQIASALNVNAKYLDNSLNIDFNAVANGEKKVMVAAYKQIFYTVSAELPNNPSDLFDNSVTFGELTRKGVSNSAPPVMVSNVAYGRTVYVKLETTSKSKDVQAAFKALLKNNSVETSGQYKDIFEESTFTAVVLGGDAKEHNKVVTKDFNEIRNIIKDNAELSLKNPAYPISYTSTFLKDNATAAVHNNTDYIETTSTEYSSAKMTLDHYGAYVAQFDVSWDEFSYDQNGKEVLTHKTWEGSGRDKTAHFSTVIPLPPNSKNVKVVARECTGLAWEWWRTIMNEQNVPLTNEIKVSIGGTTLYPTANISH, from the coding sequence GTGATTTTTCTGAAAATTAAGAAAAATAACAAAAAAATGAAATTCCTAGCATGTTTATTAGTAAGTTTATGCACTATTAATTATTCATCTATTTCTTTCGCGGAAACACAAACAGGTAATGTAACTGATGCAACCAAAAATGCTAGTGGCATTGATACCGGTATAGCAAATTTAAAGTATGATAGTCGAGATATTTTAGCAGTAAATGGTGATAAAGTAGAGAGTTTTGTTCCGAAAGAAAGTATCAATTCAAATGGTAAATTTGTAGTAGTTGAGCGTGAGAAAAAATCACTTACAACGTCACCTGTCGATATTTCGATTATTGATTCTGTGGCTAATCGTACTTATCCAGGAGCCGTACAACTTGCAAATAAAGCTTTTGCAGATAATCAACCTAGTTTATTAGTGGCTAAGAGAAAACCTTTGAATATTAGTATAGACTTACCTGGCATGAGAAAAGAAAATACAATCACTGTCCAAAACCCGACATATGGTAATGTAGCTGGAGCAGTAGATGATTTAGTATCTATCTGGAATGAAAAATATGCAACAACACATACGTTACCTGCAAGAATGCAGTATACAGAATCTATGGTTTATAGTAAATCACAAATAGCAAGTGCTCTTAATGTTAACGCTAAATATCTTGATAACAGTTTAAACATTGATTTTAATGCGGTTGCAAATGGAGAAAAAAAAGTGATGGTAGCGGCATATAAGCAAATATTTTATACCGTAAGTGCTGAACTACCTAACAATCCATCCGATCTCTTTGATAATAGTGTTACTTTTGGTGAGTTAACTCGTAAAGGCGTAAGTAATTCGGCTCCACCTGTTATGGTTTCAAATGTAGCTTATGGTAGAACAGTTTATGTAAAATTAGAAACAACATCTAAGAGCAAAGATGTACAAGCTGCTTTTAAAGCCTTACTTAAGAATAACAGCGTCGAAACGAGTGGACAGTACAAAGATATTTTTGAAGAAAGTACTTTTACTGCTGTAGTATTAGGTGGAGATGCGAAAGAGCATAACAAGGTTGTTACTAAAGACTTCAATGAAATCCGAAATATCATTAAAGATAATGCTGAATTAAGTCTTAAAAATCCAGCATACCCAATCTCATATACAAGCACTTTCTTAAAAGATAACGCAACTGCTGCTGTTCATAACAATACAGATTATATCGAGACTACATCTACAGAATATTCTAGTGCTAAAATGACGCTTGATCATTACGGTGCATATGTTGCTCAATTTGATGTATCTTGGGATGAATTCTCATATGATCAAAATGGAAAAGAAGTACTAACACATAAAACTTGGGAAGGAAGCGGCAGAGACAAAACTGCACATTTCTCTACAGTCATACCTCTTCCACCGAATTCAAAAAATGTAAAAGTCGTAGCGAGAGAATGCACAGGTCTTGCGTGGGAATGGTGGAGAACAATTATGAATGAACAAAATGTTCCATTAACAAATGAAATAAAGGTTTCAATTGGAGGAACAACATTATACCCAACTGCTAATATTAGTCATTAG
- the smpB gene encoding SsrA-binding protein, with protein sequence MPKGTGKVIAQNKKAFHDYFIEETYEAGLVLQGTEIKSIRAGRVNLKDAFARVHNGEVWVHNMHISTYEQGNRFNHDPLRTRKLLLHKKEIEKLTGAAKETGYALVPLRIYLKNGFAKMALGLAKGKKQYDKRHDLKEKEAKREIARAFRDRQKM encoded by the coding sequence ATGCCAAAAGGTACTGGTAAGGTTATTGCACAAAATAAAAAAGCATTTCATGATTATTTCATCGAAGAAACATACGAAGCAGGGCTTGTCCTTCAAGGAACGGAAATTAAGTCGATTCGCGCTGGACGCGTGAACTTGAAAGATGCGTTTGCGCGTGTACATAATGGTGAAGTATGGGTTCATAATATGCATATTAGTACGTACGAGCAAGGGAATCGTTTCAACCATGATCCGCTTCGCACGAGAAAATTACTTCTTCATAAAAAAGAAATTGAGAAGTTAACGGGAGCTGCAAAAGAAACAGGATATGCATTAGTTCCACTTAGAATCTATTTAAAAAATGGATTTGCAAAAATGGCTCTTGGTTTAGCAAAAGGTAAGAAACAATATGATAAACGTCACGATTTAAAAGAGAAAGAAGCTAAACGTGAAATTGCACGCGCGTTCCGTGATCGCCAAAAGATGTAA